A single genomic interval of Spirosoma taeanense harbors:
- a CDS encoding eCIS core domain-containing protein: protein MKSMLSRKLEPERRKASGSFISSGLTISQPGDAAEREAYAVAEQVVGSGRTTTLPNSGTFVSSAVQRKCAECEREEKEQSVHRKETTTAAPVTGSFALKSQLEAARGQGSALPDQTRHQMESAFGADFGGVRLHTDSQAVMLSRQLNAHAFTYGQDIFFNSGKYDSRSTDGQKLLAHELTHVVQQSGSVQRQIQRQTQVKVTVDNVPGACSLDQHHKIEPAVRQATTWLQGTLRRLDNFISTPAREPGVQAALERHFHSSTPETAGRVRRILNRINSEILTRPDLQVECHTATDTSCSSAGAYVTGNLLAFCPNYFEGSAGWQASTLIHEMAHTLTGVTDITDRAYRNDRYYAQESPIEALTNAAAYEYFCVEIGSGTVQASMAPRDELNDCSDRQAIPARRSIAMFERWNRNAQVLTDDQRPGMLSQWQDLQTRHLGGTTAAHIRRAKAAYDRIYNRMKSALTFECERHCDENVSGYYRYFLFITSDTLHLCPLLFSLNEDDRTLEMYKLVLIRYGDVSEAVAAELASMAHSLTNRFWAVPASLTGFD, encoded by the coding sequence ATGAAAAGCATGCTATCCAGAAAATTGGAGCCGGAACGACGTAAAGCCAGTGGTTCTTTCATTAGTTCGGGGCTGACTATCAGCCAGCCGGGCGATGCGGCCGAACGCGAAGCCTATGCGGTAGCCGAGCAAGTGGTAGGGAGTGGGCGGACCACTACGTTGCCAAACAGCGGAACGTTTGTGTCGTCCGCTGTTCAGCGGAAATGCGCCGAATGCGAACGGGAAGAAAAAGAGCAGAGTGTACACCGTAAAGAAACCACAACGGCTGCACCTGTAACGGGTTCGTTTGCCCTGAAAAGTCAGCTGGAAGCCGCGCGGGGTCAGGGGTCGGCGTTACCGGATCAGACCCGCCACCAGATGGAGAGCGCGTTCGGGGCTGACTTTGGTGGAGTGCGCCTGCATACCGACAGTCAGGCCGTGATGCTGAGCCGTCAGCTCAACGCCCATGCCTTTACGTATGGCCAGGATATCTTCTTCAACAGCGGCAAATACGACAGCCGATCGACCGACGGGCAGAAACTGCTGGCTCACGAACTAACCCACGTGGTGCAGCAGAGCGGTTCAGTACAGCGTCAGATTCAGCGGCAGACCCAGGTTAAGGTTACGGTAGATAACGTGCCGGGCGCGTGTTCGCTCGACCAGCACCACAAGATTGAGCCCGCCGTCCGGCAGGCGACTACCTGGCTGCAGGGCACATTGCGCCGTCTGGATAATTTTATCAGCACGCCCGCCCGGGAACCCGGTGTTCAGGCTGCACTGGAGCGGCATTTTCACTCGTCAACGCCCGAAACCGCCGGACGGGTGCGCCGGATACTCAACCGGATTAACAGCGAAATCCTTACGCGTCCCGACCTGCAGGTTGAGTGCCATACGGCGACCGATACTAGTTGTAGTTCGGCCGGTGCCTACGTAACGGGCAATCTCCTTGCTTTTTGCCCTAATTATTTTGAGGGGTCGGCGGGGTGGCAGGCTTCTACGCTGATTCATGAAATGGCCCATACACTCACCGGCGTTACCGATATAACCGACCGGGCGTACCGGAACGATCGGTACTACGCTCAGGAATCACCCATCGAAGCACTGACTAATGCCGCTGCCTACGAATATTTTTGTGTAGAGATCGGGTCCGGAACGGTGCAGGCAAGCATGGCCCCGCGCGATGAACTTAACGACTGCTCAGACCGGCAGGCAATACCGGCCCGGCGTTCCATCGCAATGTTTGAACGCTGGAACCGGAACGCACAGGTGCTGACCGATGATCAGCGGCCTGGTATGCTGTCGCAGTGGCAGGATTTACAGACGCGGCATCTGGGCGGTACAACCGCGGCCCATATCCGGCGCGCCAAGGCAGCCTACGACCGCATTTACAACCGAATGAAATCGGCGCTGACGTTTGAGTGCGAGCGGCATTGTGACGAAAACGTATCGGGCTACTATCGGTATTTCCTGTTCATTACCAGCGACACCCTGCACCTTTGTCCTCTTCTGTTCTCGTTGAACGAAGACGACCGGACGCTGGAAATGTATAAACTGGTTCTGATCCGCTACGGCGATGTTTCAGAAGCCGTTGCCGCCGAACTGGCCAGTATGGCCCACTCACTTACGAACCGATTCTGGGCCGTACCGGCATCACTGACGGGTTTTGATTAA
- a CDS encoding eCIS core domain-containing protein codes for MKLYRKESPTLSAQEGPAFVAPLLNQPAESFFGPLASSPSLEISQPGDAHEREADAVAEQVNASGYQLRSGFGSNLSGVRLHTDQRAAELSQALNADAFTLGRDIYFAEGKYAPQSSEGQKLLAHELTHVAQQQRGSARLDRKVSDADVEADFQAWATKATRKVNKGDPQDLWDFVYSLIFDPTTYLPLAKPAKAAAVPEWQKKFEKAEVVARWLFQIKSTSKSTDVQGQADSRGFGVLDALVQAGFVGQAMAQSSGLSDEKKKLLFETVLKTPSAASATDLETIVTAQCTGVADPASVPIVQTLTDGNKSPLKSLDAARTKAILNVLIKQYGSKDSIIKAIAQVLMFNPAIRVAISDALMASQIGSPDLLFKVLKQPYFVEPGYEGAELLQALLPSGKSTTDYDTERMKNDMPWVYTYKQKYYVQFLIDLAKGQKITIAPPAKFDAPTLRSWLESNNANIAAAAQGAYASKPADMFELYRNISDIFFYHIPHDRNVDPDLEGKISHLVPGEPSKQRLEADCDVFATYAMRLFTSTGFEPVGYLAIVPTGADKARAAHVAGLVRKSNQYYIINNKNILNPGLADTKPNDKKADAIKKLYSMALADAYASPYPTSVEVFYEDAGAKGQMSPDFKKQDRKLLRTDIP; via the coding sequence GTGAAGTTATATCGCAAAGAATCGCCTACCCTTTCGGCACAGGAGGGGCCAGCCTTTGTTGCGCCCCTGCTGAATCAGCCCGCTGAGTCATTCTTTGGCCCACTGGCTTCATCGCCATCACTGGAAATCAGCCAGCCCGGCGACGCTCACGAACGCGAAGCCGACGCCGTGGCTGAGCAGGTAAACGCATCGGGATATCAGTTACGGTCGGGCTTTGGGAGTAACCTGTCCGGCGTTCGGTTGCATACCGACCAGCGAGCCGCCGAACTGAGCCAGGCGCTCAATGCCGATGCGTTTACGCTGGGTCGCGACATCTATTTTGCCGAGGGTAAATACGCTCCCCAGTCATCTGAAGGGCAGAAACTGCTGGCTCACGAGCTTACCCACGTAGCGCAGCAGCAACGTGGTTCGGCCCGGCTTGACCGGAAAGTTAGTGACGCCGACGTAGAGGCAGACTTTCAGGCGTGGGCGACGAAGGCGACCCGGAAGGTTAATAAAGGCGACCCGCAGGATCTCTGGGATTTTGTGTACAGTCTGATCTTCGATCCCACTACGTATCTGCCCCTTGCCAAACCAGCTAAAGCGGCCGCGGTGCCCGAGTGGCAGAAGAAGTTTGAGAAAGCGGAGGTCGTAGCGCGGTGGCTTTTTCAGATTAAAAGTACCAGCAAGTCAACCGATGTGCAGGGGCAGGCCGACAGCCGCGGATTTGGCGTTCTCGACGCGCTGGTTCAGGCCGGATTCGTGGGGCAGGCCATGGCGCAGTCGAGCGGGCTGAGCGATGAGAAAAAGAAGCTGCTCTTCGAAACGGTGCTGAAAACGCCATCGGCCGCGTCGGCCACCGACCTCGAAACCATCGTAACGGCCCAATGTACGGGCGTAGCCGACCCTGCCAGCGTCCCGATTGTGCAGACTCTGACCGACGGTAACAAAAGCCCGCTCAAAAGCCTCGACGCTGCGCGTACGAAAGCCATCCTGAACGTATTGATTAAGCAGTACGGGTCTAAAGATAGTATCATCAAGGCGATTGCGCAGGTGCTGATGTTCAACCCGGCCATTCGGGTTGCAATCTCCGATGCCCTGATGGCGAGTCAGATCGGCTCGCCGGATCTGCTGTTCAAGGTACTGAAACAGCCTTATTTCGTTGAGCCGGGCTACGAAGGGGCGGAACTGCTCCAGGCACTGCTCCCGAGTGGTAAATCAACTACTGATTACGATACCGAACGGATGAAGAACGACATGCCGTGGGTCTATACCTATAAGCAGAAGTACTACGTCCAGTTCCTGATCGATCTGGCTAAAGGACAGAAGATTACAATTGCGCCCCCGGCCAAGTTTGACGCGCCCACCCTACGAAGCTGGCTGGAATCCAATAACGCAAACATTGCCGCAGCCGCGCAGGGAGCCTACGCCAGTAAGCCAGCGGATATGTTTGAGCTGTACCGGAACATATCCGATATTTTCTTCTACCACATCCCCCACGACCGCAATGTAGACCCCGACCTGGAAGGTAAAATCAGCCATCTGGTGCCGGGAGAGCCATCGAAGCAGCGACTCGAAGCCGACTGCGACGTATTCGCGACCTACGCCATGCGGTTGTTTACCAGTACGGGCTTTGAGCCAGTCGGCTACCTGGCCATTGTGCCCACCGGAGCCGACAAAGCGCGGGCGGCCCACGTGGCAGGCCTTGTTCGCAAAAGCAATCAATACTATATCATCAACAACAAGAACATCCTGAATCCGGGCCTGGCCGACACCAAGCCTAACGATAAGAAAGCCGACGCCATCAAAAAGCTGTATAGTATGGCCCTCGCCGATGCCTATGCGTCGCCTTACCCGACCAGCGTGGAAGTTTTCTACGAAGACGCCGGGGCAAAGGGCCAGATGTCGCCCGATTTCAAAAAGCAGGACCGTAAGCTCTTGCGAACGGATATACCGTAA
- a CDS encoding ATP-binding protein, whose protein sequence is MSTYRHPASSVPVLQAGLDYLEAYVRERLDVHFGRKPAFQIPPSPAFEVTSALSSFVISNNLSAEEFVVLMLALVPHLSPALLTNCVSSYLPQGGDFVELGGVKGINHRGILPTGETALFVLAGDNLHQRVELQKLFSRTHLFAKNRVLALESLKPGEPPLSGRLLIDAEFLSHVLYQTSYIETFSAEFPAELLTTSLEWDDLVLSPATMRQIRELETWISYNDVLLYEWGMQRQLKPGYRALFHGPPGTGKTLTASLLGKFANRPVFRVDLSAIVSKYIGETEKNLAGLFDKAQNKNWILFFDEADAVFSKRTNVKDAHDKYANQEASYLLQRVEAYAGIVILASNFKQNIDEAFLRRFQSVIYFPMPAVQERLQLWQKAFPKQVELDEAIQLVKIAEKYDLTGSSIINIVHYCCLQTLALNTRTITLNNLLTAIEREYVKEGRML, encoded by the coding sequence ATGTCAACCTACCGACATCCAGCCTCGTCAGTTCCGGTTCTGCAGGCCGGTCTGGACTACCTCGAAGCCTACGTTCGCGAACGGCTCGATGTGCATTTCGGCCGCAAGCCGGCGTTTCAGATTCCGCCGTCGCCCGCCTTCGAAGTCACTTCGGCGCTGTCATCGTTTGTCATCAGCAATAATCTGTCGGCGGAGGAGTTTGTGGTGCTGATGCTGGCGTTGGTACCCCACCTCAGTCCGGCCCTGCTTACCAACTGCGTTAGTTCATATTTGCCGCAGGGGGGCGATTTTGTGGAGCTTGGGGGCGTAAAAGGAATCAATCATCGGGGAATTCTGCCCACTGGCGAAACCGCGCTGTTCGTGCTGGCGGGCGACAATCTGCACCAGCGGGTGGAGCTACAGAAACTGTTCAGCCGAACCCATCTCTTCGCGAAAAACCGGGTTCTGGCGCTCGAATCCCTTAAACCCGGCGAACCGCCCCTGAGCGGCCGACTGCTGATCGACGCCGAGTTTCTGTCGCATGTGCTGTATCAGACCAGCTACATCGAAACGTTCAGCGCCGAGTTCCCGGCCGAACTGCTGACGACCAGCCTGGAATGGGATGACCTGGTCCTGAGCCCGGCCACCATGCGTCAGATTCGCGAACTCGAAACCTGGATCAGCTACAACGACGTCTTGCTGTATGAATGGGGCATGCAGCGGCAGCTTAAACCGGGTTACAGGGCCTTATTTCATGGCCCCCCCGGCACCGGCAAAACCCTGACGGCGAGCCTGCTGGGGAAGTTCGCCAACCGGCCCGTGTTTCGGGTCGATCTATCGGCCATCGTGTCCAAATACATCGGTGAGACAGAAAAGAACCTGGCCGGACTGTTCGACAAAGCCCAGAATAAAAACTGGATTCTGTTCTTCGACGAAGCCGATGCGGTGTTCAGCAAACGGACCAACGTAAAGGACGCCCACGACAAATACGCCAATCAGGAAGCTTCCTATCTGCTGCAACGGGTGGAAGCTTACGCGGGCATCGTGATTCTGGCCTCGAATTTTAAACAGAATATTGATGAAGCGTTTCTGCGTCGGTTTCAGTCGGTGATTTATTTCCCCATGCCGGCGGTTCAGGAGCGGCTGCAACTCTGGCAGAAAGCCTTTCCGAAGCAGGTCGAGCTGGACGAGGCCATTCAACTGGTGAAAATAGCCGAAAAATACGACCTCACGGGTTCCAGCATCATCAACATAGTGCACTACTGCTGCCTTCAGACGCTGGCTTTGAACACCCGTACTATTACCCTGAACAACCTGCTCACGGCGATTGAGCGGGAATACGTAAAAGAAGGACGCATGTTATAG
- a CDS encoding eCIS core domain-containing protein, whose product MNRVKQRHSGRKPAPVRPSSTPFVAPSRQTESAVVEPSFVSPVVQPKFSISQPGDALELEADTTADRVMRMTSPSTGATPPDDPTDTPILPKRHDNVTVMPKCAACEEDEKEKPDVQAKEQSGGLADFFSIMRQPLEEEDERPNLIQAKPMAGVTHLMLKCSHCEEEERQQQGVHRKPNSDGPAAGFRLDSYLQNSRSGGEPMDRTTQSFMESRFGADLSGVRIHSGSQAGQASEAIRARAFTHGQSIHFNRGEYQPQTDSGRWLLAHELTHTLQQGSSSVRPIMRKAKPDEPAFYVDIMGGKEAYAVAKTANLDSWYEGYKFFNLFLEEEIYPGSHPNAYATRVYELQEKLHLYYGEKFPKENITGMLEPSFLTSPTLNALLGVAANYVKQNGDAKATEAGFNVDMLKRINRLNTSFDPKAPPLESRLLQGVPQLNMVNSSPNFTIGKGDRGFYVSLIQSALLQLNYSLGKDYVLAKGQTEKTVTGIFGDDTRKAVEQFQIDSGMEGKDVDGVVGQITLRLLDRRLEKRVRTNLSYDLANVIGVMVPVTEADIPTDASKAEEIKRSMLIRSIMTAMPLSQKEAENLLASGWKWQNYRDVNRNDVAKGYIVNAITKEDYEKIMGKPKGSTGGITAQQLSEQIVDQALELQTTTDLYQLNKEVKALQDERDSVQSIISMHEKYVPQSLYDQLHSLNRRLTAKIEARDRELKRLGYKSMDEYTARNEQFVKTFLQYAAMIAFQMLSRNEAKASVEYQHYENPDEIKALKDTITQLNTYYANSETYLMQGVSYEETNGADTNKYKTRSDYVLANEYCDDMGCNGAAYEAILKSRWEANVKEKSTKNQYYAKLFDEEATAFKYLKENSERFPILGNPKFNVRDKGPAYVKKPDTSLRDDIKEIIGTRTSGDGIMQNIANTRERIRGDVELLWEMPPVIAQAKAELGIIDGTVLDNIITDAYKAHQDKGFWSTVFKAALGIGLGLLALVSGPIGWIALGASIAYGAYDAYQTYQDIKMKREASETAVDEEAMALMHEKPSYFWFVVSLVGVGLDALQAVKVMKAIGQGIELAETAQKGIRAEIAASELEKSALKEGSKEAVAISRRIERLNKALTEIDWVQYTKHGEILKFLKDSPFAMRFMADALKESGLAKAFTKLTKLGLSEDLMKTVVGMYAGVGKKAVGEFPEVMRLIESGKLAGNSTLVKTLLTDLKAQRALLDSGDPAKIASLFAEWEGKSGSKALSFAEHLAQQGMNTTFRKGIVLTERYGPEFAEMSNLLKNKLILREIEPSLVGALNAKRLPPAVQRSLEVTLQRDVLGLTNDLGIAQERMMKQLSALGETLQFQSEYLAVTSLLQNSRSRKVLWEAAVNLPGRADYLKIMDEVAKANPDKMGKIMDDLIRIGPLTDKATLERLVADDVLRKTLADNPLAVLALKKCASPCFPPALTPDQIPRLTKVMSGKTGDEITKINNLIYQSRATKDTLEVAIRNLETNFDEAIKAVKSIDVAFPKGLNVTENMRTMANVLVSMGLPPDQVSNIIKNVVRHGGTSSSRVENLLDSMSRILKLKNLNVVLGGLESSDKSLFKTAEFLVDEIVSHTNPSDLDKVQGILKYPGLLKTDSLLSNFTLAELRDLRTALSNQTEFVNNLYYVTQKVSGTKTEWISVIKQAGTGGKTDIERMIAVLESQTGKLTYQQAIDTIAKSKAFAGEVAKAMDDPVHGYQSLAKLIWEVPDDVAKNLKAGDAISVPQKFIDSGSAAYTQVIKTHGVDLANKMLSGNTVDYSRWKVVKSIIEKSNIDNSIKNGIIGDLWEIVHGQAYRKMDFDFVLTDVKLTDGTEHIFADIVAVKGNQVYIVELKSMGATLSTGQAKIYPLLRSDKIKTLKFSTNPKLDAIFAANLDKVSFNMIEEAVVAP is encoded by the coding sequence ATGAACCGGGTTAAACAACGTCATTCGGGCAGAAAGCCCGCGCCGGTACGTCCCAGCTCGACTCCGTTTGTTGCCCCGAGTCGGCAGACGGAATCGGCCGTGGTGGAGCCGTCGTTTGTGTCGCCCGTTGTTCAACCTAAATTCAGCATTAGCCAGCCCGGTGATGCGCTTGAACTGGAAGCCGACACTACCGCCGATCGGGTTATGCGCATGACCAGCCCTTCGACGGGTGCCACTCCGCCCGATGATCCCACCGATACGCCGATTCTGCCGAAGAGACATGATAACGTAACGGTTATGCCCAAGTGCGCAGCCTGCGAGGAGGACGAAAAAGAAAAGCCGGATGTGCAGGCTAAAGAACAGTCCGGCGGTCTGGCTGACTTTTTTTCGATCATGCGGCAGCCGCTTGAGGAAGAAGACGAACGGCCCAACCTTATTCAGGCCAAGCCAATGGCCGGGGTTACCCACCTGATGCTCAAATGCAGCCACTGCGAGGAAGAAGAGCGTCAGCAGCAGGGCGTACACCGTAAACCCAACAGCGATGGCCCGGCAGCGGGCTTTCGGCTGGATAGTTACCTCCAGAACAGCCGTTCGGGCGGGGAGCCGATGGACAGAACGACCCAGTCGTTTATGGAGTCCCGGTTCGGGGCCGACCTGTCTGGCGTTCGGATTCATAGCGGTTCGCAGGCGGGTCAGGCGTCCGAAGCGATCCGGGCACGAGCCTTCACGCACGGGCAGTCGATTCACTTCAACCGGGGCGAATACCAGCCCCAGACTGATAGTGGCCGGTGGCTGCTGGCCCATGAGTTGACCCATACGCTTCAGCAGGGTAGTAGCTCCGTTCGGCCCATTATGCGAAAGGCCAAACCCGACGAACCGGCCTTTTACGTGGATATAATGGGTGGTAAAGAGGCTTATGCCGTAGCCAAAACCGCTAATCTGGACAGCTGGTATGAGGGCTATAAATTCTTTAACCTCTTTCTGGAAGAAGAAATTTATCCCGGCTCTCACCCGAATGCCTACGCCACCCGGGTCTATGAACTTCAGGAAAAATTACACCTGTATTACGGCGAAAAATTCCCCAAGGAAAACATCACGGGGATGCTTGAGCCGAGCTTTCTGACCAGCCCCACACTGAATGCCTTATTGGGCGTGGCGGCTAATTACGTCAAGCAGAACGGCGACGCGAAGGCCACAGAAGCGGGCTTTAACGTCGACATGCTGAAGCGGATAAATCGGCTCAACACCTCCTTCGATCCGAAAGCCCCTCCACTGGAATCACGGCTGCTTCAGGGAGTGCCGCAACTGAACATGGTCAACAGCAGCCCCAATTTCACGATTGGCAAAGGCGACCGGGGCTTTTATGTTTCCTTGATTCAGTCGGCATTGCTGCAGCTAAACTATTCGTTAGGTAAAGATTATGTGCTGGCGAAAGGCCAAACCGAAAAGACCGTAACGGGTATTTTCGGTGACGATACGCGCAAGGCCGTCGAGCAGTTTCAGATTGACTCCGGCATGGAGGGAAAAGATGTCGACGGCGTGGTTGGCCAGATTACCCTTCGCCTGCTCGACCGAAGACTCGAAAAGCGCGTCAGGACAAATCTCTCCTACGACCTGGCGAACGTTATTGGCGTTATGGTGCCCGTAACCGAGGCCGATATTCCAACGGATGCCTCGAAAGCCGAAGAAATCAAGCGGTCTATGCTGATTCGGTCCATCATGACGGCTATGCCGTTATCCCAGAAAGAGGCTGAGAACCTGCTTGCCAGTGGCTGGAAGTGGCAGAACTACCGCGACGTAAACCGGAATGACGTGGCGAAGGGCTATATCGTCAACGCCATCACCAAGGAGGACTATGAAAAGATTATGGGCAAACCCAAAGGAAGTACCGGCGGGATTACGGCCCAGCAGTTATCCGAGCAGATCGTCGATCAGGCCCTTGAGCTGCAAACGACAACCGATCTGTACCAGCTTAACAAAGAAGTGAAAGCCCTTCAGGATGAGCGCGATTCTGTTCAGAGCATCATTAGTATGCACGAAAAGTATGTTCCGCAAAGTCTGTACGATCAACTCCATAGCCTGAACAGGAGACTAACGGCCAAAATCGAGGCCCGCGACCGCGAACTCAAGCGACTGGGCTATAAGAGCATGGACGAGTACACGGCCAGGAACGAGCAGTTTGTCAAGACGTTCCTGCAGTATGCCGCCATGATTGCCTTTCAGATGCTGTCCAGAAACGAAGCCAAGGCCAGCGTCGAGTATCAGCACTATGAGAACCCGGATGAGATCAAAGCCCTGAAAGATACGATCACCCAGCTAAATACGTATTACGCCAACAGCGAGACGTATCTGATGCAGGGCGTTAGTTACGAGGAAACTAACGGGGCGGATACCAACAAATACAAAACCCGCAGTGATTACGTCCTGGCCAATGAATACTGCGACGATATGGGCTGCAACGGGGCCGCCTATGAGGCTATTCTCAAGTCGCGCTGGGAGGCCAACGTTAAGGAGAAATCAACGAAAAACCAGTATTACGCCAAACTATTCGACGAAGAAGCTACGGCCTTCAAATACCTGAAAGAAAACAGCGAACGCTTCCCGATTCTGGGTAATCCCAAATTCAATGTCCGGGATAAGGGTCCGGCTTACGTTAAAAAACCAGATACCTCCCTGCGCGACGATATAAAGGAAATCATCGGTACCCGCACCTCCGGCGACGGTATCATGCAGAACATCGCCAACACCCGCGAACGTATTCGGGGCGATGTGGAATTACTCTGGGAAATGCCGCCCGTTATTGCGCAGGCCAAGGCCGAACTGGGTATTATCGACGGAACGGTGCTGGACAACATCATCACCGACGCCTATAAAGCGCATCAGGACAAAGGGTTCTGGAGTACCGTTTTCAAGGCGGCACTGGGTATCGGGCTGGGGCTGCTCGCTCTGGTATCGGGTCCGATCGGCTGGATAGCGCTCGGCGCCAGCATTGCCTATGGGGCTTACGATGCTTACCAGACCTACCAGGATATTAAGATGAAGCGCGAAGCTTCCGAGACGGCTGTCGACGAGGAAGCCATGGCACTCATGCACGAGAAACCGTCGTATTTCTGGTTTGTGGTCAGCCTGGTCGGGGTAGGACTGGATGCGCTGCAGGCTGTTAAAGTGATGAAAGCAATTGGTCAGGGCATTGAACTGGCTGAAACCGCTCAGAAAGGCATCCGGGCCGAAATTGCCGCCAGCGAACTTGAAAAATCGGCGTTGAAGGAAGGCAGCAAGGAAGCGGTGGCTATCAGCCGACGCATCGAGCGGCTGAACAAGGCGCTGACCGAAATTGACTGGGTGCAGTACACCAAACACGGGGAGATTCTGAAATTCCTGAAAGACAGCCCATTTGCCATGCGCTTTATGGCCGACGCCCTCAAAGAGTCTGGTCTGGCAAAAGCCTTTACGAAGCTGACAAAACTCGGTTTGTCGGAAGACCTGATGAAAACGGTGGTGGGGATGTATGCCGGCGTGGGAAAGAAAGCCGTGGGTGAGTTTCCGGAAGTGATGCGGTTAATTGAAAGCGGCAAACTGGCCGGCAATTCGACCTTAGTAAAAACCCTGCTGACGGATCTGAAAGCGCAGCGGGCCCTGCTCGACAGCGGTGATCCGGCCAAAATTGCCAGCCTCTTTGCCGAATGGGAAGGCAAATCAGGCAGCAAAGCGCTGAGTTTCGCCGAGCATCTGGCCCAGCAGGGCATGAATACGACCTTCCGGAAAGGGATTGTTCTGACGGAACGCTACGGTCCCGAGTTTGCCGAAATGAGTAATCTGCTGAAGAATAAACTCATTCTGCGCGAAATAGAGCCCTCACTCGTCGGAGCGCTGAATGCCAAACGCCTGCCGCCAGCGGTGCAGCGGTCGCTGGAAGTTACCCTGCAGCGCGATGTGCTGGGGCTGACCAACGACCTGGGTATTGCGCAGGAGCGCATGATGAAGCAGCTTTCGGCACTGGGCGAAACCCTGCAGTTCCAGAGCGAGTACCTGGCGGTAACGTCCTTGCTGCAGAATTCCCGCTCCCGTAAGGTTCTCTGGGAAGCCGCCGTGAACCTGCCCGGCCGGGCCGATTACCTCAAAATCATGGATGAGGTGGCGAAGGCCAATCCGGATAAGATGGGCAAGATCATGGACGATCTGATCCGGATTGGCCCCCTGACCGACAAAGCCACGCTGGAACGGCTGGTAGCAGATGACGTCCTGCGGAAAACCCTTGCCGACAATCCGCTGGCGGTGCTGGCCCTGAAAAAATGCGCATCGCCCTGCTTTCCGCCGGCTCTCACCCCCGACCAGATTCCCCGATTGACGAAAGTGATGTCGGGCAAAACCGGTGATGAAATTACCAAAATCAATAACCTGATCTACCAGAGCCGGGCGACAAAAGATACGCTCGAAGTGGCCATTAGAAATCTGGAAACTAACTTCGATGAGGCTATTAAAGCGGTAAAAAGCATTGATGTCGCCTTTCCGAAGGGCCTGAACGTAACCGAGAACATGCGCACAATGGCCAATGTGCTCGTGTCGATGGGACTGCCGCCGGATCAGGTTAGCAACATCATTAAGAACGTAGTCAGGCATGGCGGCACCAGCAGTTCGCGGGTCGAAAATCTGCTCGACAGCATGAGCCGGATACTGAAGCTGAAAAACCTGAACGTTGTGCTGGGCGGACTGGAAAGCAGCGATAAGAGCCTGTTTAAAACCGCCGAGTTTCTGGTCGATGAGATCGTATCGCACACCAACCCGTCGGACCTCGATAAAGTACAGGGTATCCTTAAGTATCCGGGACTGCTTAAAACCGACTCACTGCTGTCAAACTTCACTCTGGCGGAGCTGCGTGACCTCCGGACGGCCCTCAGCAACCAGACCGAGTTTGTCAATAATCTCTATTACGTAACCCAGAAAGTCAGCGGGACCAAGACCGAGTGGATTAGTGTGATCAAGCAGGCGGGCACGGGCGGCAAGACCGATATTGAGCGGATGATTGCGGTTCTGGAGAGCCAGACGGGGAAACTGACCTACCAGCAGGCTATTGATACGATTGCAAAGTCAAAAGCGTTTGCGGGAGAGGTGGCGAAGGCTATGGACGACCCGGTACATGGCTACCAGAGTTTAGCCAAACTCATCTGGGAAGTGCCCGACGATGTGGCGAAAAATTTAAAGGCTGGCGACGCCATCAGCGTACCGCAGAAGTTTATTGATTCGGGCAGTGCCGCCTATACGCAGGTAATCAAGACGCATGGCGTTGACCTGGCTAATAAAATGCTGAGCGGGAACACCGTCGACTATTCCCGCTGGAAAGTGGTGAAAAGCATTATTGAAAAGTCGAACATCGACAATTCGATCAAGAACGGCATCATCGGAGATTTGTGGGAAATCGTGCATGGGCAGGCTTACCGGAAGATGGACTTCGATTTTGTCCTGACGGACGTAAAACTAACCGATGGCACCGAGCACATTTTTGCCGATATCGTGGCCGTGAAAGGCAATCAGGTCTATATAGTCGAGTTGAAGTCTATGGGGGCTACATTGAGTACTGGGCAGGCCAAAATCTATCCCCTGCTCAGGAGTGATAAGATCAAGACGCTCAAGTTCTCAACCAACCCGAAGCTGGATGCCATTTTTGCCGCCAATCTGGACAAAGTATCGTTCAACATGATTGAAGAAGCCGTTGTCGCGCCATAG